From the Sphingobium yanoikuyae genome, the window GTCATGGAGGCGGCCGATCGCGCCGCTGTCGAGGCCTAGAAGCTCGCTCAATATCTGGTCGCTATGTTCGCCAAGGCGCGGGGCGGTGCCGACGGCGCCGCGCGCTTCGCCGGCCAGCGTGCCCGCTGGGCCGGATGTGGGGTAGGTGAGGCCGCTGGGATGGGCGATCGTCTCGAACAGGGGATTGGCGGTGAACAGCCGTTCGTCCTGCGTCACGGCCTGGTGCAGCGACTGATATTCGCCCCAGGTGACCCCACCCGCGTCGAAAGCGGGTTTCAGGGCATCGCTGCTGCGGGCGGCGAAGGCGGCTTCGAACAGCGGGAAGAGGCTGGCGCGGTGGGTGAAGCGGGCGCCTTCATCTTTGGCGAAATTGGCACCCGTTTCGCTTTCCAGCGCGGCAATGGCTTCGCCCAAGTCCAGCGTCTTGAGCAGGCCGGTCCATTGGCGCGGGGTGATGGCGACGACGATCAGTCTTTTGCCGTCGGCGGTCAGGAAATCCCGGCCGAAGGCGCCGAACAGGTCATTGCCCATGCGCGGCCGGTCGCCGGCTGACAGCACTTCGGCGACGGAGCCGAGATGCGACAGGGTTGAGGCCGCGAGGTCTGAAAGGGGCACGCGGATTTCTGCGCCCTGGCCGGTCGCGCGCCGGCGGAGCAGGGCGGACGTCATGGCAAAGGCGGCATAGGCGCCGCCGAGCAGATCCCAGGCCGGCAGGACATGGTTGACCGGGCGGTCATCGTCGGCCGGGCCGGTCATCATCGGCACGCCGGCGGCGGCGTTGATGGTGTAATCGACCGCCGGTGATCCATCGGCCCAGCCCATGACGCGGACGCTGATGATATCAGCACGGCGCGCG encodes:
- a CDS encoding CoA transferase, which translates into the protein MYDMLKGLRVVEGAAFIAGPSCGLHLAQMGAEVIRFDAIGGGPDYRRWPVVPSGASLYWEGLNKGKKSIAIDLGRPEGRELAVAIATAPGDNAGLFLTNYPVKGFLSHDALAARRADIISVRVMGWADGSPAVDYTINAAAGVPMMTGPADDDRPVNHVLPAWDLLGGAYAAFAMTSALLRRRATGQGAEIRVPLSDLAASTLSHLGSVAEVLSAGDRPRMGNDLFGAFGRDFLTADGKRLIVVAITPRQWTGLLKTLDLGEAIAALESETGANFAKDEGARFTHRASLFPLFEAAFAARSSDALKPAFDAGGVTWGEYQSLHQAVTQDERLFTANPLFETIAHPSGLTYPTSGPAGTLAGEARGAVGTAPRLGEHSDQILSELLGLDSGAIGRLHDEGLVA